In Juglans regia cultivar Chandler chromosome 13, Walnut 2.0, whole genome shotgun sequence, the following proteins share a genomic window:
- the LOC108988761 gene encoding protein PHYTOCHROME KINASE SUBSTRATE 1-like: MAIVTLSACNTSLSQTLSSGNNSNLRDASFSSYLNSTEESFVRKLAAESSGNLIPIMSTEEKRTHVGRIKEEDEEIGVFGAEKYFKGGMDEDSPRTASMSARKYLYKNEERIDIDPKKNRIQSGTPSVQSESSWNSQSALLQNGVRNPSKGNTNKALGKKILAGLGCSCSDKESVEIKEHGTGEISFNKSATSNGLEGKVTTREPRKTGLDHHLVDAVQVHKPRLEYKDKEEMHCPKTEKLGAGLNRENCFTFPSSNSGAGILPNKLQFQEQEEEQPRKSIDVFGSPVMGRRNKSLGIERRLTMLSWDATPRREEIEFSVPSRRTYNDTDSDASSDLFEIESIAGKANPFLARQTTDVASGCVTPTTCYAPSEASIEWSVVTASAADFSVMSDCEELRSRTMTSPRKLDVSAIPCGKTKSNKDMQRRRSGILLGCKSQKAVNVAEDHAYRPNEKADVYPQTRHRSDSFIPVTRFPSEIRSASFNSKPGQHAFATHSLPRSQSPRIPHLLYTQ, translated from the coding sequence ATGGCTATTGTTACCTTATCAGCTTGCAATACCAGCCTCTCGCAAACTCTGTCCTCCGGAAACAACAGCAACCTCCGCGACGcctctttttcttcatatctGAACAGCACAGAGGAATCCTTTGTTCGTAAACTTGCCGCCGAGTCAAGTGGAAACCTCATACCCATCATGAGCACTGAGGAGAAGAGAACTCACGTGGGAAGGATAAAGGAGGAGGATGAAGAAATTGGAGTGTTTGGTGCCGAGAAGTACTTCAAAGGAGGAATGGATGAGGATAGTCCAAGAACTGCCAGCATGAGTGCAAGGAAATATCTGTACAAGAACGAAGAACGAATTGATATAGACCCCAAGAAGAACAGAATTCAGTCAGGAACTCCTAGTGTTCAGTCTGAATCAAGTTGGAACAGCCAAAGCGCGTTACTACAGAACGGTGTAAGAAATCCTTCGAAGGGTAATACGAACAAGGCACTTGGAAAGAAGATTCTTGCAGGTCTTGGTTGCTCTTGTTCTGATAAAGAGTCTGTAGAAATTAAAGAACATGGTACTGGTGAAATCAGCTTCAACAAAAGTGCCACTTCTAATGGACTCGAAGGCAAAGTAACCACAAGAGAGCCCAGGAAAACTGGTCTAGATCATCACCTTGTTGATGCAGTTCAAGTACATAAACCTCGCCTGGAATATAAGGACAAGGAAGAAATGCACTGCCCAAAAACGGAAAAGTTGGGAGCTGGGTTGAACAGAGAAAACTGTTTTACGTTCCCAAGCTCAAATTCCGGGGCGGGAATTCTGCCCAACAAATTGCAATTTCAAGAACAGGAAGAAGAACAGCCGCGAAAGTCGATCGATGTGTTTGGCTCCCCTGTAATGGGAAGGAGAAACAAGTCTTTAGGCATTGAGAGGAGGCTAACGATGTTGTCTTGGGATGCCACTCCAAGAAGGGAAGAAATCGAGTTTTCTGTACCATCGCGTAGAACCTACAACGATACCGACAGTGATGCAAGTTCAGACTTATTTGAGATAGAGAGCATCGCAGGCAAAGCCAACCCATTTCTTGCAAGGCAGACAACAGATGTTGCGTCAGGCTGTGTCACGCCCACAACTTGTTATGCACCAAGCGAAGCAAGCATAGAGTGGAGTGTAGTCACTGCCAGTGCTGCAGATTTCTCGGTGATGTCAGATTGTGAAGAGCTAAGGTCAAGAACCATGACAAGTCCAAGAAAACTGGACGTTTCTGCAATTCCTTGTGGCAAAACTAAATCTAATAAAGATATGCAGCGGCGCCGTTCTGGCATTTTGTTGGGTTGTAAGAGTCAAAAAGCTGTGAATGTTGCAGAAGATCATGCCTACAGACCGAATGAGAAGGCAGATGTTTACCCACAAACGCGTCACAGGTCAGATTCCTTCATTCCTGTGACAAGGTTTCCATCTGAGATTAGGTCGGCCAGTTTCAATTCCAAGCCAGGGCAACATGCCTTTGCCACGCATTCACTCCCCCGGTCTCAATCACCTCGCATTCCACATCTTTTGTATACTCAGTGA